In Athene noctua chromosome 8, bAthNoc1.hap1.1, whole genome shotgun sequence, a genomic segment contains:
- the SCG2 gene encoding secretogranin-2 — translation MLNMAETKTFQLGAACTLTFFFVLICWVDAASFQQHQLLQKDPDYVMKNLQRFPNPDMIKALEYIEDLHKQTSKGESPDYNSYQSVPYLLQQKEGKDQVHLPDNVRDSLTEDESQWVKVMLEALRQAEKESKVGPKENKPYVLNSDNSFPAGVTDDYESYKWPERWQKYLKMPLGHYEDSSRDSPFKRTNEIVEEQYTPQSLATLESVFQELGKMAGPSNHKKERLDEDQKLYTDDEDDVYKVNNIAYEDVVGGEDWNPIEEKVESQTQEEIKDSKEEIDKHEEEIDDEMKRSGKLSFLEDEIRRDSKGQMSEDVSKLMNYYLKRLMGSAGNRKLRTGGELEEKRAPMFLDKQLDPQSIAQLIEISRNLQIPPEDLIDMLKAGEKKQLQSERLEAEQEVEFPEDLDEITETNLGQSDIFKNNVNSKNGYLKQPLNVIPENLPEDLNIEDIVSLLGTDSLANQNPSFLLNHLNQENDLPRLSYIPRRLKGHPFPKAAWMNDLERRQVEYEKLNDKDEELADYLAKVLANYPEVINTNQLKRVPVPASESNLQEDDRLEQAIREHLSQVGPQEAAQLASLSKRLSMAGETDDTQNRQYLDEDMLAKVLEYLKQEKSELERDHITKRAMENM, via the coding sequence ATGTTAAATATGGCAGAAACTAAAACCTTCCAGCTTGGAGCAGCCTGCACTCTCACGTTTTTCTTTGTCCTAATCTGTTGGGTTGATGCAGCTTCCTTCCAGCAGCATCAGCTGCTTCAGAAAGATCCAGACTATGTAATGAAAAACTTGCAAAGGTTTCCAAATCCCGATATGATCAAAGCTTTGGAATACATCGAAGATCTTCACAAGCAAACTAGCAAGGGAGAAAGCCCTGATTACAACTCTTATCAAAGTGTCCCATATCTCCTGCAACAGAAAGAAGGCAAAGATCAGGTTCATCTACCGGATAATGTAAGGGATTCTTTGACCGAAGATGAGTCCCAATGGGTTAAGGTAATGTTGGAAGCCTTGCGGCAAGCAGAAAAAGAGTCAAAAGTTGGCCCAAAGGAGAATAAACCTTATGTTCTGAATTCAGATAACAGCTTTCCAGCTGGAGTAACTGATGATTATGAGTCTTACAAGTGGCCTGAGAGGTGgcaaaaatatctcaaaatgCCACTTGGGCACTATGAAGACAGTTCGAGAGACAGTCCTTTCAAGCGTACTAATGAAATAGTGGAAGAACAATACACACCCCAGAGCCTTGCTACACTGGAGTCTGTGTTTCAGGAGTTGGGGAAGATGGCAGGACCTAGTAACCACAAGAAAGAAAGGCTGGATGAGGACCAGAAATTGTATACAGATGATGAAGATGACGTATATAAAGTGAATAACATTGCCTACGAAGATGTGGTTGGAGGAGAAGATTGGAATCCCATAGAGGAAAAAGTGGAAAGTCAAACCCAGGAAGAGATAAAAGACAGCAAAGAGGAAATTGATAAACATGAAGAGGAGATTGATGACGAAATGAAAAGATCTGGGAAACTCAGCTTCCTTGAGGATGAAATAAGAAGAGACAGTAAAGGTCAAATGTCAGAGGATGTTTCAAAGCTAATGAATTATTACCTGAAGAGGCTGATGGGCAGTGCTGGGAATAGGAAATTAAGGACTGGAGGAGAACTTGAGGAAAAAAGAGCACCTATGTTTTTGGATAAGCAACTTGATCCTCAGTCTATAGCTCAGCTGATAGAAATCTCAAGGAATTTGCAAATTCCTCCTGAGGATTTAATAGACATGTtgaaagctggagaaaaaaagcagcttcagAGTGAAAGGTTGGAAGCTGAGCAGGAAGTAGAATTCCCAGAAGACCTCGACGAGATCACTGAAACCAATCTAGGACAGAgtgatatatttaaaaataatgtaaactcTAAAAATGGGTACCTGAAGCAGCCTCTTAATGTTATTCCAGAAAATCTACCTGAAGACCTCAATATTGAAGATATTGTCAGTCTTCTGGGAACAGACAGTTTAGCAAATCAGAATCCCTCCTTCTTACTAAATCATCTTAATCAAGAAAATGATTTGCCAAGACTGTCTTACATTCCCAGAAGATTGAAAGGACACCCATTTCCTAAAGCTGCCTGGATGAATGATTTGGAAAGGCGACAGGTGGAGTATGAGAAACTGAATGACAAGGATGAAGAGCTGGCCGATTACTTGGCAAAGGTGTTGGCAAACTATCCCGAAGTTATCAATACGAACCAGCTGAAACGAGTCCCAGTACCAGCTTCTGAAAGCAACCTCCAGGAAGACGACCGGCTGGAGCAGGCCATCAGAGAACACCTAAGTCAGGTGGGACCACAGGAGGCTGCCCAGTTGGCTTCACTCAGCAAAAGGCTTTCCATGGCTGGGGAAACTGATGACACGCAAAACAGGCAGTATCTGGATGAGGATATGCTAGCAAAGGTGCTAGAGTATCTAAAACAAGAGAAATCAGAGCTTGAAAGAGATCACATTACTAAACGGGCAATGGAAAATATGTAA